CTTTTTTACTATGCGTGGAATTTGCTCGACGGGTTGAAACGTCTGGCTGTTTTGAAGGACGGATTATCAATATGACTTCCGGTCAAGCGGAGGGACCAATGGTAGATGAGCTGGCGTATGGTGCAACAAAGGCAGCAATATCAGGGTTTACCCTGTCATTATCGGCAGAAATCGCACCGCTTGGCATTACAGTGAACGCGGTTAATCCTGGCCCGACGGATACAGGCTGGATGACTGAGGAAATCAAACAGGAACTGTCAGGAAAGTTCAGGATGGGCCGTATGGGATTGCCAACAGATGCTGCACGCTTAATTGGGTTTCTGGCTAGTGATGATGCAGCATGGATCACAGGGCAGGTCATCAATTCGGAAGGCGGCTTTCTGCGTTCGTAAGTGGGCGTCTTGAAAATGAAAGAACCTGTTAGGTAATGTTTTGATGATTGTGTTTTTTCGACATTTTTTTTAGGTAGACTTATGTACTGTCAGAACGGTCTTCTGGGTGATTTTATTGAAATGACTTAGCAAAAAAGTTATTGACACGGTTTTAACTTATTGTATAATAAAGTGCAAGATGTAATCGATTTCATTTTTTGGAAAATTGAGTTTGCGCGATAATTGATTTTCCAAACGCTGGAATCAAACCACTAAAAAGGGGGAATCGATTTGAAATTATGGAAGAGTGCTTTAGGTAGTCTGTGGGTAATCGCAATGGTCATTTTATTAGTAGCTTGTAGCAACGCAGATTCAACTAACAGCAAGGATGAGTCAAAAGGAAATGATGATACTTCATCTGAGGCGGATGCAGCTTCTGATGAAGAAGTTACAATCGTATATGCACGTGGTGTTGACACAACTGGAGCAAATAAAAAACTAGTTGCAGCGTTTGAAAAATCTCACCCAAATATTAATGTGGAATACCGTGAGATGCCTGCTGACACGGGGCAACAACATGATCAGTATGTAACCGCTTTCAGTGCACAAAGCTCAGAAATAGATGTTTTTGATGCAGATGTTATCTGGCCTGCTGAATTTGCGCAAGCGGATTATGCATTAGAACTGGACCGTTTCATTAAAAAAGATGGAATTGATATGGATGCCTATTTCGAGGGGACTGTAGCATCCGGCAAATTTAATGGGAAACAATGGGCGATGCCAAAATTCACGGATGCGGGTGTACTTTATTACCGTTCTGATATCGTAGAAGAACCCCCAGCAACATGGGATGAACTAATGGAACAGGCAAGCTCGTTAAAAGGTGAAGCTGGAACTGAATTTGGTTATATTATGCAGGCTGCTCAATATGAAGGCTTGGTTTGTAACGCAATTGAGTTCATTGCATCATATGGCGGGGCCATTATTGACGAGGAAAATAATGTGGTTGCGAATAGTCCTGAAACTGTGAAGGCTATTAAAAAAATGAAGGAAATCGTAAATTCCGATTTCGTTCCTGATAATATTTTAAACTTCATGGAAACAGAAACAGAAACTGCATTTATCGAAGGAAAATCGGTATTTGCTCGCAACTGGCCGTATATGCAGGCATCTGCAGCTGATGAATCCCGCTCAAAAGTTGCTGGAAATGTAGAAATTACAACACTTCCAAAGGGTGATGCAGGCAACGCATCTACTCTAGGCGGATGGATGACAATGATTAATCGTTACTCAGAGCATCCAGAAGCAGCTTGGGAATTTGTGAAATTCATGACTGGCCCTGAAGGTCAAAAAATCACAGCAACCGAGGGAGGATCTGCACCAACCCTAAAAGCACTTTATGATGACAAAGAAGTAAAAGAAGCTAGTCCGTTATTTGCTAATCCGGAGTTCGTTAAAGTATTGGAAAGTGCTGTTCCAAGACCGGTAACACCAATTTATCCAAAGATCTCTGACATCATGCAAATCGAACTTTCAAAAGCGCTGGCTGGAGAACAAACAGCTGAAGAAACAGCAAAAAATATGCAAACAAAAATTGAAAGTGCGGTAAGTGAATAATAGGTAAAAAGAAATGACAAGAAATTATGAAACTATCAAACCAGTAAGAAAAGCGGAAGCGCCCGTTTAGAAGCGGACGCATAAGCAAGGGACCGTAGAACGCATGGGTTTAGCGTTCGTAGTGTCCATTGCTTATGACGGCAGTCTTTGGGCGCTGGAGCCAGACAAGAAAAGCGCAGGCGCCCCGTTTAGAAGCGGACGCATAAGCAAGGGACCGTAGAACGCATGGGTTTAGCGTTCGTAGTGTCCATTGCTTATGACGGCAGCTTTTGGGCGCTGGAGCCAGACATATTTTATAGATTCTTATCTTTTAAATAAGAAAGGGGACCTTTTTTTGAAGTTTTGGAACAAAGGGTTAGGTATGTTATGGATAATTGGGTTAGTTCTCTTGCTGGCAGCCTGCAGCAACTCAGGATCAGGAAGTAAGGATGACGCAGGAGATAAGGCAGAA
This Virgibacillus phasianinus DNA region includes the following protein-coding sequences:
- a CDS encoding SDR family oxidoreductase gives rise to the protein MILQRKVAIVTGVSHTDGIGAAVCRKLAADGNSIFFTYWQADSGFVESFQQEIRTSGVECVGAEFDLSEAKVPYQLLDNVQKQLGIPAILVNNAAYSTMDGYQELDAETLDAHYAVNMRATFLLCVEFARRVETSGCFEGRIINMTSGQAEGPMVDELAYGATKAAISGFTLSLSAEIAPLGITVNAVNPGPTDTGWMTEEIKQELSGKFRMGRMGLPTDAARLIGFLASDDAAWITGQVINSEGGFLRS
- a CDS encoding ABC transporter substrate-binding protein, which codes for MKLWKSALGSLWVIAMVILLVACSNADSTNSKDESKGNDDTSSEADAASDEEVTIVYARGVDTTGANKKLVAAFEKSHPNINVEYREMPADTGQQHDQYVTAFSAQSSEIDVFDADVIWPAEFAQADYALELDRFIKKDGIDMDAYFEGTVASGKFNGKQWAMPKFTDAGVLYYRSDIVEEPPATWDELMEQASSLKGEAGTEFGYIMQAAQYEGLVCNAIEFIASYGGAIIDEENNVVANSPETVKAIKKMKEIVNSDFVPDNILNFMETETETAFIEGKSVFARNWPYMQASAADESRSKVAGNVEITTLPKGDAGNASTLGGWMTMINRYSEHPEAAWEFVKFMTGPEGQKITATEGGSAPTLKALYDDKEVKEASPLFANPEFVKVLESAVPRPVTPIYPKISDIMQIELSKALAGEQTAEETAKNMQTKIESAVSE